The window acagaactagaacNNNNNNNNNNNNNNNNNNNNNNNNNNNNNNNNNNNNNNNNNNNNNNNNNNNNNNNNNNNNNNNNNNNNNNNNNNNNNNNNNNNNNNNNNNNNNNNNNNNNctagtctatagtctagtctatagtctagtctatagtctagtctatactctagtctatagtttagtctatagtctagtctatagtctagtctatagtctagtctatagtgtagtctatagtctagtctatagtctagcctatagtctagtctatagtctagtctatattgtagtctatagtcaagtttaatctatagtctattctgtaatcTAGTTTGTAGTGCAGTTTATTTTCTTAtgaatattctagtctatagtttagtctgtggtcttctgtatagtctatagtcgaatttatagtctagttcatagttgatttagtttagtatatagtcaagtatatagtctagtataatctatattctagtctatagtcaatagctGAGCTATAGTTTTCCTTTAAACTGTATTTTGACAAATTAGTCAAAATCTATTAAAGGTAAGAAATTTCAAGAAACTAaacatgaattattttttcccaAATATGATAACTAATTTTCAACTTAATACATACACTGACATATAtgcataatataaaatataattttcttaaaaaaaaattcccccATTAAATACAATTAGTAAATgttaaaccaaattttataagccCCTCATAAGGTcttaaaaaacaatacaaagtaTAAACACCATTTAACTAATATTATACTAGTTCCCCTATTTTGCCAGCAATATCGAACTAtaggtatttattttatttatagataaacatctattttttattacattttcaagTGTCactttgataaataaaaataaacttttatttttgtctttaatATCGATTGTTTTCATTTGATAAATTATggcaattttatgttaattttgcaTTTACTATTTGGTCTTGCTTCATTAACTAAAATGTCTATGGCAAATGTTTGTGACGAcaactaaattttttgtttatggcGACGCAATATCTGCATATCTTGGCgcatttgtttttttgtcttcAATGTGTTTGTTGGCATTACTTACTGGTTTAGTATTTGTATGAAttctgcagttttttttttgattattttaatttaaaactcatCACATTAGTATCTTTAAAGCAATGACACTTTTAAGGCGTGTTAAATATACCAGTATTTCTACAAATtgcgaaaattttcgaaaaaaatctatttgtgGGGACATTAGGAAGTTTCATAATTTATATCTTGttcctaaaaatttaattgactcGATGaagtaataattattattgacACTTTAACagatataaatatgtacttacaaattttgtaggaagaaaattgtttaactaTTTAGGAAGAGATTAGGAAATAGAGCACAGTTTATATGAGAAAGTTAAGTAGTAAATAGCAGGTAGCAAATCAGGCTAATAAGTAGTAAACACTTAATCTAAGAGGATCATAGGAAATAGTTAAGAcaacattaattaataatttagttgTAGACATTAATTAAAGGAAgtatttatttgacaaaaaaaggatttttagttaaagtaataaaatatatagttaaagtaataaaatatactCACGTATTCTATAGCATATGTCTAGGGCCTTAATCCATcgtttctattttaaaaataaggtCGGATCGGTAGAACTTCTCAGATTGTATATTCTATTCATATTTCTCCCAGTCTTATGGGAACAAAACCATGAAAGGACAACTCTTCAGATAAAAAACTTTTCGATTTTGTCACTCACACCAacttactatagactgatctatagtcttgactaaagactgatctatagactgatctatagtcttgtttaacactgatctatagactgatctatatatagtcttgactatagactgttctataggcttgactatagactgatctgtagtcttgactatagactgatctgtagtcttgactatagactgatcaatagtcttgactatagactgatctatagtcttaactatagattgatctatagtcttgactatagactgatctatagtcttgactatagactgatctatagtcttgactatagactgatctatagtgttgactatagactgatctatagtcttgactatagactgatctatagtgttgactatagactgatctatagtcttgactatagactgatctatagccttgactatagactgatcaatagtcttgactatagactgatctatagtcttgactatagactgaactatagtcttaactatagactaaactatagtcttgactatagactgatctatagtcttgactatagactgatcttgactatagactgatcttgactatagactgatctatagtcttgactatagattgatctatagtcttgactatagaccgatctatagtcttgactatagactgaactatagtcttaactatagactaaactatagtattgactatagactgctctatagttttgactatagactgatctatagtgttgactatagactgatctatagtgttgactatagactgatctatagtgttgactatagactgatctatagtcttgattatagactgatctatagtcttgactatagaatgatctatagtcttgactatagactgatctatagtcttgactatagactgatctatagtcttgactatagactgatctatagtcttgactatagactgatctatagtcttgactatagactaatctatagtcttgactatagactgatctatagtcttgactatagactgatctatagtcttggctatagactgttctatagtcttgactatagactgatctatagtcgtgtttatagactgttctatagtcttgactatagactgaactatagccgtgtttatagactgatctatggtcgtgtttatagactgttctatagtcttgtctatagactgatctatagtcttgactatagactgatctatagtcttgactatagactgatctatagtcttgactatagactgatctatagtcttcactatagactgatctatagtcttgactatagactgatctatagtcttgactatagactgatctatagtcttgactgtagacttatctatagtcttgactatagactgatctatagtcttgactaaagactgatctatagtttgactatagactgatctacagtcttgacaatagactgatatacagtcttgactatagactgatctacagtcttgactatagactgatctatagtattgagtatagactgatctgtggtcttgactataggctgatctatagtcttgtttttggactgatctatagtcttaattatagatttttttgtacttataattatagactgatctatagtcgtgactatagatgTTTTTGTAGTCATGATTATGGACTGACCATATAGATCAatcaatagttttaaataatgacTGTTCTATTGTCTTAAGTATAGACTTATCTAAAGTTTTGACTATATACTTTTCCTGACTATATACTTATCTTTTGTCTTAATTATTGACTGCTATAAGTTTAACCTTAAGTTTTGATTatatcttgactataaacttatATTAAGTTCTTATGATATAGATACCCTGGACGATAAACAGATCTTTAGTATCATTAGCATAGAGATCTTGATTATTAGGTTTATCAATAGAATGACTGTAAGCATTCTTCAGTAAAAGTTTACACTAGTAGATATGATTAGATAAGGACTGATCTTTATTCGTTTGTATAGAATAATATTTTGTCTTGATCATTatgtagtcttgtttatagattGTTCTTTAATCTTAATTAAAGATTGATATTTACTTTAAGCTATTGACTCTGTGGTAtaaatactgatctatagtcttaatttTAGATTAATCTGCAATTTTGACAAGAAACTGATCTGATCTGACAAAGTGATCTATACTCAAGGTTATATTTTGTTCTCTATTGTTGattataaaataatctatagttttaCCTAAAGATCAGTAGGTTTCTGttaagattgatctatagttctACATTGTTTACTCTTaaatgatctatagttttgactgtagatcagtagTTTTCtgtaaagatttatttaaagtattgaaCATAAACAGATTTGAAACTGATCTTTTGGCATATTTagtaactgatctatagttttatttatagacttttccctttttttaaataaaaatacaaagtttaattaagtttgtgtttttttttttcaatctcaatTTTATgagatattttattatttgtttttcaaacatccttcttttcatttttcattcttattttgatacattttcttaacaaaataaaaattatttggtaGAATAGAAGATTTCATATGTTTTAAagatatttctgtttaaaatatatgaaatattttttataaactaaattaaattaaactaaagaactaattgttaattgtatttaaataacaattagtttaatctctttttgtatgttttaaatacatattaacaaGTCTTAGagtataaattagttttattacgctttctttttttaatatattaactgGACGAGTTATTAGCACGAGATTAACTAGGACAAAatcaaattcctttttttttaactctttgGAGGAAGAGGAGGAGTTTTAAAAGGCATGCGATGGTTAGGCCTTTAGCAAAGAGAAGAAGGTTTTGGTTTTGTGTTGTATAAGTTAAACTAGCTTTAAACCAgtgttagttttataatttaaacgttattttaaataaagttgacattacttttttttagttttttaacttaaagtaTTACATTTGCTATTTACAGGTTAAGCCATAGATAGTAATTATAGTTAAATTACTTATAAATTATGATTTAATGATAATTAAATTTCagcgaaattaattaaaacttaaggAATACCATGGAAGTTATGAGATAGTGTTAACAGTTTTATATGGAAGTGTTAGTAAGTTTTAACGAAAAgaagtttttaaacataaaccctcaaatgaaagttttaattataaggatttttttacttaaagttgTATTAGTTAGTTTGTGTTTAATATCACTtagttttaaacttattttaaatatttaatcgtTTCAGTTTTAATCACATCGTCGTTAATCCTTTAAACGTTAGCTAGATCGTTTATAATGCTATCATCTTCTTTTCGTCTTGCTTACCTAATTTGACTCTCtttctctttattaaaaaaatctctctctctctctctctctctctctctcaataCCTATCACATAATCACAAATAATGCTCTCTGAGGTTTCTCTTATTTCACTGAGACACTCTTATCAGACGGAATTTCATTAGTGATGCTGTAATGGgagtagaaagaaaaaaaacgaaaaaaaatcatattaattaTCATATAAACTTAATGATGAGCATGATAATTAAAAGAATGTGAGTAATCATGACTATGATCCACCTCTGATAATTCTTCATGACTTTCAGATTTGTATTCCTCTTGAGATTCATATTCGGCATGTTTAAATTCTTCGGATGGTTTAAATTCCTCTTCTTCATGTTGATATTCCTCTATCTGTTTATGATCTCCGTATTCTTCATGTTTATATTCGCCTTCATGTTGGTGGGCTATGTGCTCGTGCTCGTGTTCATGTTCGTGCTCGCTATGATGATCTTCGTGGTAGTCTTCATGTTCATGTTCTTCTTTAAGTTCAACTTTTTTATAATGGAATTCGGGTTCTTTGTAGGGGAAGTGTTTTTCATGGTATTCGGGTACATGTTTTTCAATGTGTACCGGTACAGGTTTTTCATAGGGTACCTTAACGGGATACGGTACATGTTTCTCAATCTTAACTGGCACTTCCTTAACAACTGGATAAGGTGCTGGCACCTTAACCTTGACTTCATAGGGTACTGGTTTTTCTACATGTACAGGTACAGGACGATCATAGGGCACATGCACGGGTACTGGTACTTTCTTAATAACTGGTATTGGTACTGGTTTCTCTACATGATAGGGCACTGGTTTGTCAACATGATATGGCACTGGTTTATCATAGTGCACCTCAACGGGATAATGTTCAATCTTCTCTACAGGATATGGCTTGTCAACGGCAACATGTACGGCAACGGGATAAGGCACTTTCTTTACGACCGGATAAGGAGCAGGTACATGCACTTTCACCGGTACATGTACTTTCTTCTCAACCGGATATGGTGCTGGTACGTGTACTTTAACAGGCACTGGACGATCATAATGCACATGTACTGGATAGGGTACCTTCTTTTCAACTGGATAGGGTTGTGGCACTTCATAAGGCACTTTAATGATTTCCTTAACCTCGTAGGGTACATGTTTAACTACCGGATACGGTTTAGGTATCTTCACCTCATAGGGCACATGAACTTCTTTCTCCACCGGTACATGTACATATTTCTCTACGGGATATGGAACGGGTATCTTTTTTACCACCGTTATAGTCTTCTCATGATGCACTGGATAGTGATGGTAGTGATGGGCATCATATTTATGATGATAATCACCAAAGTGTAGACCACGTTTGGGTTTGGCAGAATCATCAGATTCTTCTTTGCCATCGGCGGATTTTTCAgcttcttttttctctttttctggTTCGACTTTTTTCTCTTCAGCTCCGGCTGATTTCTTTTCATCTTCGGCGCGCGTGCAGGTGGTTACTGCTAGGAGGACCACCGCAAGCAGAAATGCGGTTCGCTGAAGGAGGAGAGAAGGGAGGAAgagaaaataaagattttaatgaTTTGGTTGGCTAATAACAATAGATAATATTAGGTACACTTTTAAGTCcaaactataatctatagttcaggctatagacctgactatagatcagtctatagccctGATCATAGATTAGtttgtagtcaagactacagattagtctatagttctaaCTACAGTTCagcctatagtcctgactaaagatcagtctatagtcatgactatagtcatagccttgattatagatcagtctatagtccacactatagatcagtttgtagttctgactatatatcagtatatagttttgactatagatcagtcatagtcctgactatagatcagtctatagacctgactgtagatcagtctatagtcctgactgtagatcagtctatagtcctgactgtagatcagtctatagttctgactatagatcagtctatagttctgactatagttcggcctatagtcctgactatagatcctCCTATAGTGCTGACTAAAGATCCAGACCAGATCAGTTcttagttctgactatagatcagtatatagtcttgactatagatcagtctaaagttcGGATTATAAAACAGTTTATAGTATTAataatagatcaatctatagatcaGTACACAATTTATATTATAGATCCACTTGAAGACCAGATTTAAGATCAGTCTTTAGTGAAGACTATCACTGTCTGCAGGCTATACTGCAGATCTTTATGTCATTTAGTCTATAGATTGGTATTTGTACAATCTATCTGTAATATCAAGATCAAAGATCAGTTTGTAATCTGTACTAAAGATCACgatatagaccaaactatagatgagactattgTAAACTGTATTACTGTTCAGTCTGCTGTCCAtgctacagatcagtctatagtccatgcTAGATAAGTTTAAAACAtcaagactgtagatcagtctaaagaaaatactacagatcagtctgtaataatgactatagatcagttcagTCTGCATTCAATgctatagattagtttaaagTCTATTCTAGGGAACTTTAtatcgtcaagactatagatcagtctaaagaaaatattacagaTCAGTCTGTAATGATGGCTATGGATCAGTTTGTTATCAATAAGCAGGCCAGTGAGAGTGGTGTAGTTTAGACTTTAGATCAGTGAGAGTggtatagtttagactttagatCAGTGTAGTTGTAACTGTAGATCGGTCTAATATAAAGACTTTAGATAATTATGAAGTCATAGCTACTGATCATTTTATCATGATCATAGAATAGTTCTTAGTCAAAACTATACATCATTGTGTCATGatcataaaatagtttttaatcaagactatagatcagtttctAGTCTAAGCTATAGATCAACTATTACTCATTGTATAGTCAAGACATTGAGGCGTTACGAAAGATCAGTTTACAGTCAAGATCAGTCTCTCATTTAAAGTTGAGCCACTGAAAGTAGGTCAAACTTTGGTTTAAatcttttaagttttcttttgatttcgtttgtattaagaataaatataaaagaaattataaattgaCTTTGAATTTTAGACAATATGTTTGAACAATAGTAATGTGTGATCTTTTACGTTcaacatttgtttgttttgaagacaagaataaatgaataattaatTGACCTTGAAATATTGAAACTATTACAGTTGCATATTTGATTGTAGCAGACCATTGTTACAGTCGTTTGTGAgtgaataaattttttgaagaaaataaacaataaccgGCGTTTTTTTTTAGGTTTGAGGAACTATGAGATCAATCTTCAAATGTAGAGGacttttttttaaggattaaaggtattttttttgttttaaatcctttaaacaaaatattttctttttttttcaatgagACACACTTTGCAGGATTGATTTTAGGAACTTTTTTGAAGGTTTCTTTTGAAaaggttttatatttttagtttatttgttgtttagttttagaaatttgcttaaattcttgtttaagtttttccttttcactgttttacacttttaaagtcctttaagaCTTTACTCACCATCAACTGCATGgcgt of the Lucilia cuprina isolate Lc7/37 chromosome 2, ASM2204524v1, whole genome shotgun sequence genome contains:
- the LOC111682931 gene encoding extensin-like isoform X2 produces the protein MQLMRTAFLLAVVLLAVTTCTRAEDEKKSAGAEEKKVEPEKEKKEAEKSADGKEESDDSAKPKRGLHFGDYHHKYDAHHYHHYPVHHEKTITVVKKIPVPYPVEKYVHVPVEKEVHVPYEVKIPKPYPVVKHVPYEVKEIIKVPYEVPQPYPVEKKVPYPVHVHYDRPVPVKVHVPAPYPVEKKVHVPVKVHVPAPYPVVKKVPYPVAVHVAVDKPYPVEKIEHYPVEVHYDKPVPYHVDKPVPYHVEKPVPIPVIKKVPVPVHVPYDRPVPVHVEKPVPYEVKVKVPAPYPVVKEVPVKIEKHVPYPVKVPYEKPVPVHIEKHVPEYHEKHFPYKEPEFHYKKVELKEEHEHEDYHEDHHSEHEHEHEHEHIAHQHEGEYKHEEYGDHKQIEEYQHEEEEFKPSEEFKHAEYESQEEYKSESHEELSEHH
- the LOC111682931 gene encoding leucine-rich repeat extensin-like protein 3 isoform X1, coding for MQLMRTAFLLAVVLLAVTTCTRAEDEKKSAGAEEKKVEPEKEKKEAEKSADGKEESDDSAKPKRGLHFGDYHHKYDAHHYHHYPVHHEKTITVVKKIPVPYPVEKYVHVPVEKEVHVPYEVKIPKPYPVVKHVPYEVKEIIKVPYEVPQPYPVEKKVPYPVHVHYDRPVPVKVHVPAPYPVEKKVHVPVKVHVPAPYPVVKKVPYPVAVHVAVDKPYPVEKIEHYPVEVHYDKPVPYHVDKPVPYHVEKPVPIPVIKKVPVPVHVPYDRPVPVHVEKPVPYEVKVKVPAPYPVVKEVPVKIEKHVPYPVKVPYEKPVPVHIEKHVPEYHEKHFPYKEPEFHYKKVELKEEHEHEDYHEDHHSEHEHEHEHEHIAHQHEGEYKHEEYGDHKQIEEYQHEEEEFKPSEEFKHAEYESQEEYKSESHEELSEVDHSHDYSHSFNYHAHH